The Streptomyces sp. NBC_00344 genome includes a window with the following:
- a CDS encoding DUF6104 family protein, which produces MYFTDRGIEELEKRRGEEEVTFEWLAEQLRTFVDLNPDFEVPVERLATWLARLDDDEDEDE; this is translated from the coding sequence GTGTACTTCACCGACCGCGGCATCGAGGAACTGGAGAAGCGGCGGGGCGAGGAGGAGGTCACCTTCGAGTGGCTCGCCGAGCAGCTGCGGACGTTCGTCGACCTCAACCCGGACTTCGAGGTGCCCGTCGAGCGCCTGGCGACCTGGCTGGCCCGGCTGGACGACGACGAGGACGAGGACGAGTGA